One window of the Candidatus Palauibacter polyketidifaciens genome contains the following:
- the gmd gene encoding GDP-mannose 4,6-dehydratase, whose product MIALITGITGQDGSYLAEFLLDQGYEVHGVVRRSSVEKYDRISHLRDRVTLHQADLLDQLSLIRVLERVGPREVYNLAAQSFVPTSWDQPLLTGEFTALGVTRMLEAIRAVDHAIRFYQASSSEMFGKVRETPQNEDTPFYPRSPYGVAKVYGHFITVNYRESYDLFAASGILFNHESPRRGREFVTRKVSWEVARIHHGLVDRLSIGNLKAERDWGFAGDYVEAMWLMLQAETPEDYVIGTGATHSVQRLIEIAFDEVGRDWREHVEQDPALLRPAEVERLCADPSKAKRQLGWEPRMSFEELIRLMVRTDVERLATAAPPGPS is encoded by the coding sequence ATGATCGCGCTCATCACCGGCATCACCGGACAGGATGGCTCCTACCTTGCCGAGTTCCTGCTCGACCAGGGGTACGAGGTGCACGGCGTGGTGCGCCGTTCCTCCGTGGAGAAGTACGACCGCATCTCGCACCTCCGGGATCGGGTCACGCTCCACCAGGCGGACCTCCTCGACCAGTTGTCGCTCATTCGCGTCCTCGAGCGCGTAGGCCCGCGGGAGGTGTACAACCTCGCCGCGCAGTCCTTCGTCCCCACTTCCTGGGACCAGCCGCTGCTGACGGGTGAGTTCACGGCGCTGGGCGTCACGCGCATGCTCGAGGCGATCCGCGCGGTCGACCACGCGATCCGCTTCTACCAGGCCTCCTCCTCGGAGATGTTCGGGAAGGTGCGGGAGACGCCGCAGAACGAGGACACGCCCTTCTACCCGCGGAGCCCGTACGGCGTCGCGAAGGTGTACGGCCACTTCATCACGGTGAACTACCGGGAGAGCTACGACCTGTTCGCGGCGAGCGGGATCCTCTTCAACCACGAGAGTCCCCGGCGGGGCCGGGAGTTCGTCACGCGCAAGGTGAGCTGGGAGGTCGCCCGCATCCACCACGGGCTCGTCGACCGTCTGTCGATCGGGAACCTCAAGGCGGAGCGCGACTGGGGCTTCGCGGGCGACTACGTCGAAGCGATGTGGCTCATGCTTCAGGCGGAGACGCCCGAGGACTACGTGATCGGGACCGGCGCGACGCATTCAGTGCAGCGGCTGATCGAGATCGCCTTCGATGAGGTCGGACGCGACTGGCGCGAGCACGTCGAGCAGGATCCCGCGCTCCTGCGGCCAGCCGAGGTCGAACGGCTGTGCGCCGACCCCTCGAAGGCGAAGCGGCAACTCGGCTGGGAGCCCCGCATGTCGTTCGAGGAGTTGATCCGCCTCATGGTGCGAACGGACGTCGAGCGGCTCGCCACCGCGGCGCCGCCGGGCCCTTCCTAG